A single genomic interval of Candidatus Brocadiaceae bacterium harbors:
- a CDS encoding MoxR family ATPase: protein MATEELQAEAEAFREDYARMREEVGKVIVGQERVVEGTLAAIVCGGNVLLEGVPGLGKTELVKTLSRVLDLEFSRIQFTPDLMPADIIGTTVMTVDPEGRYLFEFRQGPLFSQLVLADEINRATPKTQSALLEAMQEGSVTAGHTTYRLKQPFFVLATQNPIEQEGTYPLPEAQLDRFMFKLNVSFLNRQELNAVLDRTTLDRQVAIEKVMDGDRILALRGVLQNVVVAEPLRDYAARLVLATHADQESAPDSVRRYVRWGASPRASQALLRAARVRGLTEGRAHVSFADIRHFAEEVLQHRILLNYDGLAESIKVPALIREILNHVPEEIG, encoded by the coding sequence ATGGCCACAGAAGAGCTGCAGGCCGAAGCCGAGGCGTTTCGGGAGGACTACGCACGCATGCGCGAGGAGGTCGGCAAGGTCATCGTCGGCCAGGAGCGCGTCGTCGAAGGCACACTGGCCGCCATCGTCTGCGGCGGCAATGTGCTGCTGGAAGGCGTGCCCGGCCTCGGCAAGACGGAGCTGGTCAAGACGCTCTCGCGTGTGCTCGACCTGGAGTTCAGCCGCATCCAGTTCACGCCCGACCTGATGCCGGCCGACATCATCGGCACGACCGTCATGACGGTCGACCCGGAGGGCCGCTACCTGTTCGAGTTCCGGCAGGGGCCGCTCTTCTCGCAGCTTGTGCTCGCCGACGAGATCAACCGCGCCACGCCCAAGACGCAGTCCGCCCTGCTGGAGGCGATGCAGGAGGGTTCGGTCACGGCCGGGCACACGACCTACCGGCTCAAGCAGCCCTTCTTCGTGCTCGCCACGCAGAACCCGATCGAGCAGGAGGGCACCTATCCCCTGCCCGAGGCGCAACTGGACCGCTTCATGTTCAAGCTCAACGTGTCGTTCCTGAACCGCCAGGAACTCAACGCCGTTCTGGACCGCACGACCCTCGACCGGCAGGTCGCGATCGAGAAGGTCATGGACGGCGACCGCATCCTGGCCCTGCGGGGCGTACTGCAGAACGTGGTCGTGGCCGAGCCGCTGCGCGACTATGCCGCGCGCCTGGTGCTGGCCACGCACGCGGACCAGGAGTCCGCCCCGGACAGCGTGCGCCGGTACGTGCGCTGGGGCGCCAGCCCGCGGGCCAGCCAGGCCCTGCTGCGCGCCGCCCGGGTGCGCGGCCTGACGGAGGGCCGCGCGCACGTCTCCTTTGCCGACATCCGCCACTTCGCCGAGGAGGTGCTCCAGCACCGGATCCTCCTGAACTACGACGGGCTGGCCGAAAGCATCAAGGTGCCCGCGCTGATCCGGGAGATCCTCAACCACGTGCCGGAGGAGATCGGCTGA
- a CDS encoding VWA domain-containing protein: MRLTGLARSIVPRPRRRISARTALPLALFMLLFAAACLLLEPAGLMLFTRPWAFLLSALLPWVWWMHAAGVSGLRGARSVLALVVRLTLVALFIVLLAEPRAVRKDDVLSVVYALDISDSIGESASSAALEYVTRTASGKPERDEAGLVVFGRDASVELPPRTAFPFESAIRSQILRDGTNLARGLSVAAAVLPDEHLGRIVLISDGSQTEGALATVLDQLKTRMIPVDVLPVRYEYQHEVWVERLELPRLVRTGETYEAAVVVSSLTDGTGRLALSENGRVICEQDVRFRAGKNRLVLPLYGRGPGYYEYAARIHLPEGADSREENNLAMDYLYLKGEGKVLVVTDPGPDAEPRDWQTLVQVLKETKRDVEVRPAYELPRDALPLLATDCVVLPNVPADAFDAAQLQALHDAVKSQGMGLLMVGGAQSFGPGGYRGTPVEEALPVSMDLSQKKTLPAGAIVFVLDRSGSMASPVAGTSSTQQQLANRATILAAQTLLSGDMVGVVAFDTLSYWIVPLERVEEVKDFAGKVWEIGPGGGTHIYPALRQAFRSLEKVDPAQAAVRHIILLSDGQTQGGDYTGIAQLMAGRGISLSSVAVGDSPNVDLLGHIAALTGGSLHQAADPRNLPKIFVKEALTLRRTMIQNETFTPTAGFPSPILKGITRTPSLHGHVVTMPKSRAMVVLNGPSQGEDECDPVLAVWRYGLGKAGAFTSDLAPNWGRDWVVWDRFRPFVDQTIGDIERRPMESNLQAHVVREGDAATILVDDMHVDPAFLEVQAVVQGPQGRAETVRLRQTGPQRYEGGFSPWGEGRYQVIGAGVGEGRTEQFVSGLVVPYSPEYLRFRADPITLARIAEDTGGRILTGDETHEDIFVPERIPKASSRSIADLFLLILAVLVPLDVAVRRVQLDWTVIGGWVGLGRGAEASGETFEALLRRKRVVESATVRKAPRAAVLPGRRKEGEDRTGPPPKRRERHAPPPDADRASTLKQLLDRKKKWKEE, from the coding sequence GTGAGGCTGACCGGGCTGGCCAGGAGCATCGTGCCCCGCCCGCGCAGGCGGATCAGCGCCCGGACGGCGCTGCCGCTCGCCCTGTTCATGCTCCTCTTCGCGGCCGCGTGCCTGCTGCTGGAGCCGGCGGGCCTCATGCTCTTCACGCGCCCGTGGGCATTCCTGCTCTCGGCCCTGCTGCCCTGGGTATGGTGGATGCACGCCGCCGGCGTCAGCGGCCTGCGGGGTGCGCGGTCGGTGCTCGCGCTGGTCGTGCGGCTCACGCTGGTGGCGCTCTTCATCGTGCTGCTGGCGGAACCACGCGCAGTGCGCAAGGACGACGTGCTGTCGGTCGTCTACGCACTGGACATATCCGATTCCATCGGCGAATCGGCATCGAGTGCGGCGCTGGAGTATGTGACGCGGACGGCATCGGGGAAGCCGGAAAGGGACGAGGCGGGCCTGGTGGTGTTCGGGCGCGACGCTTCGGTCGAGCTGCCGCCGCGGACGGCGTTCCCCTTCGAGAGTGCCATCCGCTCGCAGATCCTGCGCGACGGCACGAACCTGGCTCGTGGACTCTCCGTGGCGGCCGCCGTCTTGCCCGACGAGCACCTGGGTCGCATCGTCCTGATCAGCGACGGCTCCCAGACGGAGGGCGCCCTCGCCACCGTGCTGGACCAGTTGAAGACGCGCATGATCCCCGTGGACGTGCTTCCCGTGCGGTACGAGTACCAACACGAGGTGTGGGTGGAGAGGCTGGAGCTGCCGCGCCTTGTGCGAACAGGCGAGACCTACGAGGCGGCCGTGGTGGTCTCGTCGCTGACGGACGGGACGGGAAGGCTGGCCCTCAGCGAGAACGGCCGCGTGATCTGCGAGCAGGACGTGAGGTTCCGGGCGGGCAAGAACCGCCTCGTGCTGCCGCTGTACGGGCGGGGCCCCGGCTACTACGAGTACGCCGCACGGATCCACCTGCCGGAGGGGGCCGACAGCCGGGAGGAGAACAACCTCGCCATGGACTACCTCTACCTGAAGGGTGAGGGGAAGGTCCTGGTGGTGACGGACCCCGGGCCGGACGCGGAACCGCGCGACTGGCAGACGCTCGTGCAGGTCCTGAAGGAGACCAAGCGGGACGTGGAGGTGCGCCCGGCGTACGAACTGCCTCGGGACGCACTGCCGCTGCTGGCCACCGACTGCGTCGTGCTGCCCAATGTCCCGGCGGACGCGTTCGACGCGGCGCAGCTTCAGGCACTTCACGACGCGGTCAAGAGCCAGGGGATGGGCCTGCTGATGGTCGGCGGGGCGCAGAGCTTCGGCCCGGGCGGTTACCGGGGCACCCCCGTGGAGGAGGCGCTGCCGGTGAGCATGGACCTGAGCCAGAAGAAGACGCTGCCCGCCGGGGCGATCGTGTTCGTGCTGGACCGCTCCGGCTCGATGGCCAGCCCGGTGGCCGGCACGTCCAGCACGCAGCAGCAACTGGCGAACCGGGCCACGATACTCGCCGCGCAGACGCTGCTCTCCGGGGACATGGTCGGCGTCGTGGCGTTCGACACCTTGAGCTACTGGATTGTGCCCCTGGAGAGGGTGGAGGAGGTGAAGGACTTCGCGGGCAAGGTCTGGGAGATCGGGCCGGGCGGCGGCACGCACATCTACCCGGCACTGCGGCAGGCCTTCCGGAGCCTCGAGAAGGTCGATCCCGCGCAGGCGGCCGTCCGGCACATCATACTGCTGTCCGACGGGCAGACGCAGGGAGGCGACTACACGGGCATAGCGCAGTTGATGGCCGGCCGGGGCATCAGCCTGTCGTCGGTCGCCGTCGGCGACAGCCCCAACGTCGATCTGCTCGGGCACATTGCGGCGCTGACGGGCGGGTCCCTGCACCAGGCCGCGGACCCGCGGAACCTGCCGAAGATATTCGTCAAGGAGGCGCTGACCCTCCGGCGCACGATGATCCAGAACGAGACATTCACGCCGACGGCGGGCTTCCCGTCGCCGATCCTGAAGGGCATCACGCGGACCCCGAGCCTGCACGGACACGTGGTGACCATGCCCAAGTCGCGCGCCATGGTGGTGCTGAACGGTCCCTCGCAGGGAGAGGACGAATGCGACCCGGTGCTGGCGGTCTGGCGTTACGGCCTGGGGAAGGCCGGCGCCTTCACGTCGGACCTCGCGCCGAACTGGGGGCGCGACTGGGTGGTGTGGGACCGCTTCCGGCCCTTCGTGGACCAGACCATCGGCGACATCGAGCGCCGGCCGATGGAGAGCAACCTGCAGGCGCACGTGGTCCGAGAAGGCGACGCCGCGACGATCCTGGTCGACGACATGCACGTGGACCCGGCATTCCTTGAGGTCCAGGCGGTCGTGCAGGGTCCGCAGGGGCGGGCCGAGACGGTGCGGCTCCGCCAGACCGGCCCCCAGCGCTACGAGGGCGGCTTCTCCCCCTGGGGCGAAGGGCGCTACCAGGTGATCGGCGCCGGTGTGGGCGAAGGCCGCACCGAGCAGTTCGTGTCCGGCCTCGTCGTGCCCTACTCGCCCGAATACCTGCGCTTCCGCGCGGACCCGATCACGCTGGCGCGGATCGCCGAAGACACGGGCGGGCGCATCCTCACCGGCGACGAGACCCACGAGGACATCTTCGTGCCCGAACGCATCCCGAAGGCCAGTTCCCGATCGATCGCGGACCTGTTCCTGCTGATCCTGGCCGTGCTCGTCCCGCTGGACGTGGCCGTCCGCCGTGTGCAGCTCGACTGGACGGTCATCGGCGGCTGGGTGGGTCTCGGGCGGGGCGCGGAGGCATCCGGGGAGACGTTCGAGGCCCTTCTCCGGCGCAAACGCGTCGTCGAGTCCGCCACGGTCCGCAAGGCGCCGAGGGCCGCGGTGCTGCCGGGCCGCCGGAAGGAAGGCGAGGACCGGACCGGACCGCCGCCGAAGCGTCGCGAGCGGCACGCGCCGCCGCCCGACGCGGATCGGGCCTCGACGCTGAAGCAGTTGCTGGACCGAAAGAAGAAATGGAAGGAAGAATAG
- a CDS encoding DUF58 domain-containing protein has protein sequence MQAAPDRPQLTPLIANSVLDRLERLRINASRRFTSKSRGEHLAGRAGASIEFSDYRDYAEGDDIRFVDWNIFARLNRPYMKLYQQEEELHVVLIVDASASMQFERKLARAVQLAAAFGVMGLLGRERVSAYAFNSAGPAPGRLRPCTGRAGMASLFRFLEGIEPGGDAPVEAGIESALKLHTGRGVAVVLSDFMTFGDVTRALNAIFSAGLEVFGLQVLGPGEAEPELSGDLRLVDCETRQTLDITSAQELLYLYEEYRDACERQLSTLCRQRFGRFLSVRSDADVEWLLFDLLTRKGWLR, from the coding sequence ATGCAGGCCGCGCCCGACAGGCCGCAGCTCACGCCGCTGATCGCCAACTCGGTGCTGGACCGGCTGGAGCGGCTCCGCATCAACGCGAGCCGCCGGTTCACCAGCAAGAGCCGCGGCGAGCACCTGGCCGGCCGCGCCGGGGCGAGCATCGAGTTCTCCGACTACCGCGACTACGCCGAGGGCGACGACATCCGGTTCGTCGACTGGAACATCTTCGCGCGCCTCAACCGGCCCTACATGAAGCTCTACCAGCAGGAGGAGGAACTGCACGTCGTGCTGATCGTCGACGCCAGCGCCTCGATGCAGTTCGAACGGAAGCTCGCGCGCGCCGTACAGCTTGCCGCGGCGTTCGGCGTCATGGGGCTGCTCGGACGGGAACGCGTGAGCGCATATGCCTTCAACAGCGCCGGGCCGGCGCCGGGCCGCCTGCGGCCATGCACGGGACGGGCGGGGATGGCGAGCCTGTTCCGGTTCCTGGAGGGCATCGAGCCCGGCGGTGACGCGCCCGTCGAGGCGGGCATCGAGTCGGCCCTCAAGCTCCATACCGGACGCGGCGTCGCCGTCGTCCTGTCGGACTTCATGACGTTCGGGGATGTGACGCGGGCGCTGAACGCGATCTTCAGCGCCGGGCTGGAGGTCTTCGGGCTCCAGGTGCTGGGCCCCGGCGAGGCCGAACCCGAGCTGTCGGGCGACCTGCGACTGGTCGACTGCGAGACCCGACAGACGCTCGACATCACGTCCGCGCAGGAACTGCTGTACCTCTACGAGGAGTATCGGGACGCCTGCGAACGGCAACTGTCGACGCTCTGCCGGCAGCGGTTCGGCCGTTTCCTGTCGGTGCGCTCCGACGCCGACGTCGAATGGCTGCTGTTCGACCTGTTGACGCGCAAGGGGTGGCTGCGGTGA